A window of the Virgibacillus pantothenticus genome harbors these coding sequences:
- a CDS encoding sugar kinase, with translation MQLDTEEQIMLDIITIGEAMIVFNPGSAGPLQFVNTFEKRVGGAELNLAIGCSRLGMKAGYISRLGNDEFGRYIRHFIRGEGIETSQLHLVDGYPTSLNFKERMEDGSTRTFYYRDKSPMATLSTSDLDENYFKQAKILHLTGVYPAIGDHHITVMERAIELAKKHDVKISFDPNIRLRMWTKEKARSVLEKILPKVDILLAGDEEMNIIIGEKEPRAIIHKAKDLGISFVAVKQGDRGSVGYYQGKIVEAKPVKAIKVVDTVGAGDGFNAGVLYGLSQNWELTKILHVANTIGSMVISVVGDNEGLPYYEEVQQKLGEVERIER, from the coding sequence ATGCAACTAGATACGGAGGAGCAGATAATGCTAGATATTATAACAATAGGTGAAGCAATGATTGTGTTTAACCCAGGTTCTGCAGGTCCCCTTCAGTTTGTGAACACATTTGAAAAAAGAGTAGGCGGAGCCGAACTTAATTTGGCTATTGGCTGTTCGCGCTTAGGTATGAAGGCAGGATATATCAGCAGATTAGGTAACGATGAATTTGGACGTTATATACGACATTTTATTCGTGGTGAGGGTATTGAGACGTCACAGCTTCACCTCGTTGACGGATATCCAACCTCTTTAAACTTTAAAGAGAGGATGGAGGATGGCAGTACACGTACATTTTATTATCGCGATAAATCACCAATGGCCACTCTATCAACCTCCGATTTGGATGAAAACTATTTTAAACAAGCAAAAATACTACATCTGACAGGGGTGTACCCAGCTATTGGTGACCACCATATTACCGTAATGGAAAGAGCCATAGAACTGGCAAAAAAGCATGATGTCAAGATTTCGTTTGACCCTAATATTCGCTTGCGGATGTGGACAAAGGAAAAGGCACGCTCTGTTTTGGAGAAAATCTTGCCAAAGGTAGATATACTATTAGCTGGTGATGAGGAAATGAATATCATTATTGGTGAAAAAGAGCCAAGAGCGATTATCCATAAAGCAAAGGATTTAGGTATTTCTTTTGTAGCGGTAAAACAAGGTGATCGAGGATCTGTTGGGTATTACCAAGGGAAAATAGTGGAAGCAAAACCTGTGAAAGCTATAAAAGTTGTTGATACAGTCGGTGCAGGTGATGGTTTTAATGCTGGCGTACTCTATGGGCTGTCCCAGAACTGGGAATTAACCAAAATTCTGCATGTGGCAAATACCATCGGTTCCATGGTTATTAGTGTTGTTGGGGATAATGAAGGTTTGCCATACTATGAGGAAGTGCAGCAAAAACTTGGGGAAGTAGAACGGATCGAACGATAG
- the rpiA gene encoding ribose-5-phosphate isomerase RpiA: MKSKDKSKQKAAQAAVNYIRDGMTVGLGTGSTMNYFLEELKHHVHSGLEIQGIPTSKQTAEIAKENGIPLTDFSQTTKIDIAIDGADEVDTNLQLIKGGGGSLVREKIVAQAADKLIIIVDASKRVAQLGNFPLPVEVIPFGWQKTAAYLETFGCKPVLRMADKHPFISDNGNYILDCAFETINEPERLHQQLKQLVGVVETGLFINMADMIISARNEVVEKMTSTH, translated from the coding sequence ATGAAAAGTAAAGACAAAAGTAAGCAAAAAGCTGCGCAGGCAGCAGTGAATTACATTCGTGATGGAATGACAGTAGGACTTGGTACAGGGTCTACTATGAATTACTTCTTAGAAGAATTGAAACATCATGTACACAGCGGGTTAGAAATTCAAGGTATTCCGACTTCTAAACAGACAGCAGAGATAGCTAAAGAGAATGGAATTCCACTAACTGATTTTTCTCAGACAACAAAAATTGACATTGCCATTGATGGTGCAGATGAAGTGGATACTAATCTTCAATTAATTAAAGGAGGTGGCGGTTCTCTAGTTCGCGAAAAAATTGTCGCACAAGCAGCGGATAAGCTGATAATCATTGTCGATGCTTCAAAAAGAGTTGCGCAATTAGGGAATTTTCCTCTCCCTGTTGAAGTGATTCCATTTGGTTGGCAAAAAACCGCAGCATATTTAGAGACGTTTGGCTGTAAACCTGTTTTACGAATGGCGGACAAGCATCCGTTCATTTCTGATAATGGGAATTATATTTTAGATTGTGCTTTTGAAACAATAAATGAACCTGAGCGATTGCACCAGCAGCTAAAACAATTGGTCGGGGTTGTTGAGACAGGACTATTTATCAATATGGCGGATATGATTATATCGGCTAGAAATGAAGTGGTTGAAAAGATGACTAGCACACACTAG
- a CDS encoding TRAP transporter large permease — translation MGILLLVLFITLMAIGVPIAFVIGIVALLGITGMPYTPEATVPMKMVNGLDSFVLLAVPLFILAANLMNSGKISEKLINLALAIVGPIRGGLAHANILVSMMFAGVSGASQADAAGVGKILIPSMKKQGYDKETAVGVTAASSTVGVIIPPSIPMIIFAGLTNASIGALFLGGIIPGILIGLGMMVLVYIIAMKRNFPKVARPKWSELGKLILESVPALLTPFIIIGGIILGFFTATEAAAIASLYTFLISIFFYKTLKLKDLPKILFDTLALSSLSLFALAAASALGELMSYYQLGTIAQEFFTNNVSAKWLFILIIIAFFLFVGTFMDAIPAMILFVPIILPTALEFGIDPVHLGLIVIITLAIGLATPPYGLVLLLSAKIGELSIERSFVAVLPYLFIIMAILLLIAFLPNIALFIPNLFN, via the coding sequence GTGGGCATATTACTATTAGTTTTATTCATTACTTTGATGGCGATCGGCGTTCCCATTGCCTTTGTCATTGGAATTGTAGCGTTGTTAGGGATTACTGGCATGCCATATACACCAGAAGCAACAGTGCCGATGAAAATGGTAAATGGCTTAGATTCATTTGTATTACTAGCGGTTCCTTTGTTCATCTTAGCTGCAAATTTAATGAATTCGGGCAAAATTTCAGAGAAACTAATCAATCTTGCATTAGCTATTGTTGGTCCAATTCGTGGTGGTTTAGCCCATGCTAATATTCTTGTGTCCATGATGTTTGCTGGTGTGTCGGGAGCATCACAAGCAGACGCTGCAGGAGTTGGAAAAATTCTTATTCCTAGTATGAAAAAACAGGGCTATGATAAAGAGACTGCCGTTGGAGTAACGGCAGCGTCTTCAACTGTAGGGGTTATAATTCCACCAAGTATACCAATGATTATTTTTGCAGGCTTAACAAATGCTTCCATTGGTGCTTTATTTCTAGGAGGAATAATTCCAGGCATACTAATAGGCTTAGGTATGATGGTTTTGGTGTACATTATTGCTATGAAACGAAACTTTCCTAAAGTAGCACGTCCCAAGTGGTCCGAGTTAGGAAAATTGATTCTCGAATCCGTTCCAGCTTTATTAACTCCGTTTATTATCATTGGTGGAATTATTCTTGGCTTTTTTACTGCTACAGAAGCTGCTGCAATTGCTTCTTTATACACGTTTCTAATTAGTATTTTTTTTTATAAAACGTTAAAATTAAAAGATCTACCTAAAATCTTATTCGATACTTTAGCGCTAAGTTCTTTATCATTATTTGCTTTGGCGGCTGCAAGTGCGTTGGGAGAATTAATGAGTTATTATCAATTAGGTACGATAGCACAAGAGTTTTTTACGAATAATGTAAGTGCAAAGTGGCTGTTTATTTTAATTATCATTGCTTTCTTTTTATTTGTTGGAACATTTATGGATGCAATTCCAGCAATGATCCTATTTGTCCCAATTATACTGCCAACAGCTCTTGAATTTGGAATAGATCCAGTACATTTAGGTCTTATAGTAATAATTACACTTGCTATTGGTTTAGCAACCCCTCCATATGGATTAGTATTGTTATTGTCGGCAAAAATCGGCGAGTTGTCGATTGAACGTTCTTTTGTAGCAGTTTTGCCATACTTGTTCATTATTATGGCTATTTTATTATTAATTGCATTTCTACCGAATATAGCACTTTTCATCCCAAATCTATTTAATTAA
- a CDS encoding TRAP transporter small permease has translation MKKSIRLLEKTQIILGFAFLTVFFLVIMLQIVTRYMGISVIWTEEVANYSFIWAIFMGASVMVNRREHFSFDLLLRKLKDKSRLILCFVNDFLLIIFNSVIFLLGMQVVVEFWNYTWATIPEMKMGYVWLAVPIMSGSMVVYSIAHLVNHIHSWKAKEVLQ, from the coding sequence TTGAAAAAAAGCATACGATTGCTGGAAAAGACACAAATAATTCTTGGGTTTGCATTTTTAACCGTGTTCTTTTTGGTGATTATGTTACAAATTGTTACTAGATATATGGGAATTTCGGTTATATGGACAGAGGAGGTTGCAAATTATTCATTTATTTGGGCAATATTTATGGGAGCTTCAGTAATGGTTAATCGTCGTGAACATTTTAGTTTTGATTTATTATTAAGAAAATTAAAGGATAAATCTAGGTTGATTCTATGTTTTGTAAATGATTTTTTGTTAATTATATTTAATAGCGTTATTTTTCTTTTAGGGATGCAAGTAGTAGTCGAGTTTTGGAATTACACTTGGGCAACCATACCTGAAATGAAAATGGGATATGTATGGTTAGCTGTTCCAATTATGTCAGGCTCCATGGTGGTCTATTCTATAGCACACCTTGTAAATCACATTCATAGCTGGAAGGCTAAGGAGGTGCTACAATAG
- a CDS encoding TRAP transporter substrate-binding protein, producing MKIYRLITLMFIMVAFSFLAACTKDVGSIESSKLKIIAAHNQTSPDTPYQTGMLKFKEVIEEKSNGSMEVEVHAGTIGTEEAELVEKLQLGAADVVLVSPGFMTQTGIREVDLFSVPYLFRSYEHWLQVVDGDVGKEMAQIINDKSNNSFKLLGYWTAGVRHFYGKKPLESMDDLQGMSLRTQTSGVIGDFWEATGAIPSSISWGELYQGLQQGVVDSSENAYPFFVQQSHHTTENGKFITETAHDYTTRFLLINGEKFAMYSKEQQDIIMKAAKASVTAEREATNRQDREYKEKAMSEGALVNEINREPLINLAKPIQDAFAEEIGAQEMLQDIRDLENK from the coding sequence GTGAAGATTTATCGATTGATCACCCTGATGTTTATTATGGTAGCGTTTTCTTTTTTGGCGGCATGTACAAAAGATGTTGGATCTATTGAAAGCAGTAAATTAAAAATTATTGCTGCTCACAATCAAACATCCCCAGATACTCCTTATCAAACTGGAATGTTGAAATTTAAAGAAGTTATTGAAGAAAAATCTAATGGAAGTATGGAAGTGGAAGTACATGCTGGAACAATTGGAACTGAAGAAGCAGAGCTAGTTGAGAAATTACAGCTTGGTGCTGCAGATGTAGTACTTGTATCTCCAGGTTTTATGACGCAAACAGGAATTCGGGAAGTAGACTTGTTTTCTGTTCCGTACTTATTTAGAAGCTATGAGCATTGGCTTCAGGTAGTTGATGGTGACGTAGGAAAAGAGATGGCTCAAATTATAAATGACAAATCAAACAATTCTTTTAAACTATTAGGCTATTGGACAGCGGGAGTGAGGCATTTTTATGGAAAAAAACCATTGGAATCCATGGATGATTTACAAGGTATGTCTTTACGAACCCAAACATCAGGTGTGATTGGAGATTTCTGGGAGGCTACAGGTGCTATTCCATCATCTATTTCATGGGGGGAACTTTACCAAGGATTACAACAAGGTGTTGTGGATTCTTCTGAGAACGCTTACCCGTTTTTTGTTCAGCAATCACATCACACAACAGAAAACGGAAAATTTATTACAGAGACAGCGCATGATTATACAACTCGTTTTCTTTTAATTAATGGGGAAAAATTTGCTATGTACTCAAAAGAACAGCAGGACATTATTATGAAGGCAGCTAAAGCTTCAGTTACAGCGGAGAGAGAGGCAACAAACAGGCAAGATAGAGAATATAAGGAAAAGGCAATGAGTGAAGGGGCATTGGTGAATGAAATTAATCGAGAGCCTTTGATTAATTTAGCAAAGCCGATACAGGATGCCTTTGCAGAAGAAATAGGGGCACAAGAAATGTTGCAAGACATAAGAGATTTAGAAAACAAATGA
- a CDS encoding bifunctional 4-hydroxy-2-oxoglutarate aldolase/2-dehydro-3-deoxy-phosphogluconate aldolase, translating into MKPIDVIKETKVVAVIRKADEKNIVPILKALSAGGVKAVEITAETPNVAHIISTAKEAMKEESCIGAGTVLDPETARTVMLAGADFIVSPSLNTDTLKLTNRYGMLHIPGVLTPTEIVTAYEHGASMVKIFPAATVGPSYIKNILGPLPHVEAMVTGGITLDNMNDYLQHGAKAVGIGSNLVNAAALKTEEDYQRLQEEAIKYIKRATE; encoded by the coding sequence ATGAAACCGATAGATGTTATTAAAGAAACTAAAGTAGTTGCTGTTATCAGAAAAGCTGATGAAAAAAATATTGTACCAATATTAAAGGCGCTATCTGCAGGTGGTGTAAAAGCGGTTGAAATTACTGCCGAAACACCAAATGTTGCTCATATTATTTCTACCGCAAAGGAAGCTATGAAAGAGGAGAGCTGTATTGGTGCAGGTACGGTGCTTGATCCGGAAACCGCTAGAACAGTCATGCTGGCGGGAGCTGATTTTATCGTTTCGCCTTCATTAAATACAGACACGCTCAAGCTCACCAATCGCTACGGGATGCTACATATTCCGGGAGTGTTAACACCAACTGAAATAGTAACTGCTTATGAACATGGAGCAAGTATGGTGAAAATTTTTCCAGCGGCAACAGTCGGGCCTAGTTATATCAAAAATATTTTAGGACCGTTACCACATGTTGAAGCAATGGTTACGGGAGGAATTACATTAGACAATATGAATGATTATTTACAGCATGGGGCAAAAGCAGTAGGAATCGGCAGTAATTTGGTAAACGCCGCTGCTTTAAAGACGGAAGAAGATTATCAGCGATTACAAGAGGAAGCAATTAAATATATAAAAAGAGCAACTGAATAA
- the hxlB gene encoding 6-phospho-3-hexuloisomerase, which translates to MRETLDTIALEVTKVIQAIDPEETVELAKQLKRANSIFVAGTGRSGLIGKAFAIRMMHSGYSVYVVGETITPSMEADDLLLIISGSGNTGTLAYFAEKAAAIGASIALVTTNKQSIIAQYSDWIVEIPAATKKRLSKEPATIQPLGSQFDQSAHLVLDAVIAHILEQEQMQKSNEVLKTKHANLE; encoded by the coding sequence ATGAGAGAGACACTAGATACGATAGCCTTGGAGGTAACCAAGGTAATCCAAGCAATCGACCCAGAGGAGACGGTCGAACTAGCAAAACAATTGAAACGAGCAAATTCCATTTTTGTAGCAGGAACTGGACGATCAGGCTTAATTGGGAAAGCCTTTGCAATCCGAATGATGCATAGTGGTTATTCTGTCTATGTTGTTGGCGAAACGATCACACCTAGTATGGAAGCTGATGACTTATTGTTAATTATATCAGGTTCTGGAAATACGGGCACATTAGCTTATTTTGCAGAAAAAGCAGCTGCAATTGGCGCGTCAATAGCTTTAGTAACGACAAATAAGCAATCGATAATTGCTCAGTATAGTGATTGGATCGTAGAAATTCCCGCTGCAACTAAAAAGCGATTGTCAAAAGAGCCAGCAACTATTCAACCATTGGGAAGTCAATTTGATCAATCAGCTCATTTAGTATTGGATGCTGTCATCGCCCATATTCTTGAGCAAGAGCAGATGCAGAAGTCGAACGAGGTTTTAAAAACAAAACATGCAAATTTAGAATGA
- a CDS encoding LacI family DNA-binding transcriptional regulator: MKKITITDVAARAGVSKSTVSQFLNKRFDYMSKETKERVEVAINELEYQPNIIARSLKQRTTRTIGVIVANILHDFSTRVIRAIEDYCHEEDYHVIVCNADDDPVKEKRYIDMLRAKQVDGIIAFPTSKNTALYQDLITEHYPFVFMDRLVPGIETDTVLLNNHEAAQLAVDQLVANGYRKIAMLAPPLYDPITPRVERIEGYKASLETHDICLNSSYVISARLEEMEEQIEKLLSLSDPPEAILALNDRVMIQLLQYVKDKQIRISDDVAVIGIDDVTFASLYTPALTTIAQPAFEMGKKAAQLLFNQFHNEASQGNRRVYRFSPQIIIRESCKRKENGALQ, translated from the coding sequence ATGAAAAAAATAACCATTACAGATGTAGCAGCACGCGCGGGAGTTTCTAAAAGCACTGTATCGCAATTTTTGAATAAACGTTTTGATTACATGAGTAAAGAAACGAAAGAACGGGTGGAAGTTGCTATTAATGAATTGGAATATCAGCCTAATATTATTGCCAGGAGCCTAAAGCAGAGGACTACTAGGACAATTGGCGTGATCGTTGCAAATATCTTGCATGATTTCTCAACAAGGGTTATTCGAGCAATTGAAGATTACTGCCATGAGGAAGATTACCATGTAATTGTTTGTAATGCCGACGATGACCCGGTTAAGGAAAAGCGGTATATTGATATGCTTCGGGCTAAGCAAGTTGATGGGATTATTGCATTTCCCACTAGCAAAAACACCGCTTTATATCAGGACTTAATAACAGAGCATTACCCGTTTGTATTTATGGATCGACTCGTTCCGGGAATTGAGACAGATACAGTTTTACTAAATAATCATGAGGCCGCTCAATTAGCTGTGGATCAATTGGTAGCTAATGGATACCGGAAAATTGCTATGCTTGCACCGCCTCTGTATGACCCAATAACCCCCCGCGTCGAGCGAATAGAAGGATATAAAGCTAGCCTTGAAACGCATGATATTTGCCTAAATTCTTCATATGTCATAAGCGCAAGGCTAGAAGAGATGGAAGAACAGATTGAAAAGCTGCTTTCTTTATCTGACCCTCCGGAAGCTATACTTGCTCTAAACGATCGCGTCATGATTCAACTATTACAGTATGTAAAAGATAAGCAAATTCGGATATCAGATGACGTAGCTGTTATAGGTATCGATGATGTGACGTTTGCGTCGCTTTACACACCCGCACTAACAACGATTGCTCAGCCGGCATTTGAAATGGGGAAAAAAGCTGCACAGTTGCTGTTCAACCAATTTCACAATGAAGCAAGCCAAGGAAATAGGCGTGTGTATCGTTTCTCCCCTCAAATAATTATCAGAGAATCTTGTAAACGGAAGGAGAATGGAGCATTACAATGA
- a CDS encoding lysoplasmalogenase: MQANRLPVLILVLSILYIFIIPQEPLAFKLFFKLIPMALIIIYAFYQTPKQKTIVHWLILIGLFFCSIGDGTIQWFVVGLSAFLIGHLFYLTGFVSQWKFSKYRVASIIPIGIYAWIMGNELVQAISNSEDTYLVIPVIIYIAAIASMAWFAIMTGNIFASIGSILFVISDSILAWNMFVSPVNYEHVFVMVTYYAAQFFIAHSLKSLGRKHTQLVW; the protein is encoded by the coding sequence TTGCAAGCGAACCGTTTACCTGTACTTATTTTAGTCTTGAGTATTCTGTATATTTTTATTATTCCTCAGGAGCCTCTCGCTTTTAAACTATTCTTTAAATTAATTCCAATGGCACTCATTATCATTTATGCTTTTTACCAAACACCAAAACAAAAAACAATTGTACATTGGCTCATTCTAATTGGTCTGTTCTTCTGCTCTATTGGTGATGGGACGATACAATGGTTCGTTGTTGGCCTCTCCGCTTTTTTAATTGGCCATTTATTCTATTTAACTGGTTTTGTTTCCCAATGGAAATTTTCCAAATATCGTGTAGCAAGTATCATCCCCATTGGGATTTACGCTTGGATAATGGGCAATGAATTAGTTCAAGCAATTTCTAATTCAGAAGATACTTACCTTGTAATACCGGTTATTATTTATATTGCTGCAATTGCAAGTATGGCATGGTTTGCAATCATGACCGGAAATATATTTGCCAGTATTGGCAGTATCTTATTTGTCATTTCCGACTCTATTTTGGCATGGAATATGTTTGTTTCGCCCGTTAATTATGAGCATGTATTCGTTATGGTTACGTATTATGCCGCGCAATTTTTCATTGCCCATAGTCTCAAAAGTTTAGGGCGAAAGCATACACAGCTAGTTTGGTGA
- a CDS encoding ABC transporter ATP-binding protein, producing MSVAAMELVNLKKSIGNKNIIKGLSFSINRGEVFGFIGPNGAGKTTTIRMMVGLINISEGDVLIQGHSIQQDFKKAVREVGAIVENPEMYPFMTGWQNLKHYARMVPGVTKERIHEVVKLIGMEKAINEKVGRYSLGMRQRLGIAQALLHKPSVLILDEPTNGLDPAGIREMRGHIRHLAQEENVAVIVSSHLLSEIEQMCDRIGVIKNGEMVTLQQVGAQDNGNLVHHMTVAPTNKAKQLLEEKFALKVVELEGDLSFRCEKEQMPAIIKSLVENNCAVYQANVVNGTLEDQFFELIGENTIE from the coding sequence ATGTCTGTAGCAGCAATGGAATTAGTCAATCTGAAAAAATCGATTGGTAATAAAAACATCATCAAGGGGCTATCTTTTTCAATTAATCGAGGAGAAGTCTTTGGTTTTATCGGGCCAAACGGAGCTGGAAAAACAACCACTATCCGAATGATGGTCGGATTGATAAATATTTCCGAAGGCGATGTCCTCATTCAAGGGCATAGTATTCAGCAAGATTTTAAGAAAGCTGTACGAGAAGTTGGGGCAATAGTTGAAAACCCGGAAATGTATCCGTTTATGACAGGATGGCAAAACTTAAAGCATTATGCACGCATGGTGCCAGGTGTAACGAAAGAACGTATTCATGAAGTGGTGAAGCTAATTGGAATGGAAAAAGCAATTAACGAAAAGGTTGGCAGATATTCTTTAGGAATGCGCCAGCGTCTTGGAATTGCACAAGCACTTCTGCATAAACCGTCTGTGTTAATTTTAGACGAGCCGACAAATGGGTTAGATCCTGCGGGAATAAGAGAAATGCGCGGTCATATTCGCCACCTGGCACAAGAGGAAAATGTCGCCGTGATCGTTTCCAGTCACCTGCTTTCTGAAATCGAACAAATGTGTGACCGAATCGGTGTCATTAAAAATGGAGAAATGGTTACGTTGCAACAAGTTGGCGCTCAGGACAATGGAAATCTTGTCCACCATATGACCGTCGCACCAACAAATAAAGCGAAACAACTATTAGAAGAAAAATTTGCTTTGAAAGTAGTTGAACTGGAAGGTGACCTGTCCTTCCGTTGTGAAAAAGAACAAATGCCAGCGATTATTAAAAGTTTAGTAGAGAATAATTGCGCTGTTTACCAAGCCAATGTCGTGAATGGCACGTTAGAAGACCAATTCTTTGAACTGATTGGAGAGAACACCATTGAGTAG
- a CDS encoding ABC transporter permease, translated as MSRLLKLIHNEQSKIFIRKSTWIMYIILIGLIIVSAFLANNFSNLNEDYQGEDWRQVLQKENKELQEEMKKDDYAQAINTETIEKNNYYLEHDIQPAPYTTWNFVQENAGLLTFVSLLVIIVAGGIVANEFRWGSIKLLLIRPISRSGILLSKYIATLLFALYTTIFVFLFSWIVGAIFFGVGAPNTEIVKQVDDGFKTAYLLKEIFTSYGIQIVPLVMMGTFAFMISTVLRNSSLAIGISIFLMMGGNSVMVLLAQKEWAKYILFANMNLSQYTDGNTPMIKGMTLEFSIAMLLIYYVVFLVLSWIVFTKRDVAGQ; from the coding sequence TTGAGTAGACTATTAAAATTAATCCACAACGAACAATCCAAAATATTTATTCGGAAATCTACTTGGATTATGTACATCATTCTAATTGGACTGATAATTGTCTCTGCTTTTTTAGCAAATAATTTCTCTAATTTGAATGAAGACTACCAAGGAGAGGACTGGCGCCAGGTACTTCAGAAAGAAAACAAGGAACTACAAGAAGAAATGAAAAAAGATGATTACGCACAAGCTATAAATACTGAGACCATCGAAAAAAACAACTACTATTTAGAACATGATATACAACCGGCACCTTATACCACATGGAACTTTGTTCAAGAGAATGCTGGGTTGCTTACATTTGTCAGCTTATTAGTAATTATTGTTGCAGGTGGAATTGTCGCTAACGAGTTCCGTTGGGGATCGATAAAATTATTACTCATCCGTCCAATTAGCAGAAGTGGAATCTTACTATCCAAATACATCGCAACACTCTTGTTTGCCTTATATACAACCATCTTTGTTTTTCTATTTTCATGGATTGTAGGCGCCATTTTCTTTGGTGTTGGAGCCCCGAACACAGAAATTGTAAAACAAGTAGATGACGGGTTTAAGACCGCATATCTACTGAAAGAAATTTTCACAAGCTATGGAATCCAAATCGTACCACTCGTAATGATGGGGACATTTGCTTTTATGATTTCCACTGTTCTCCGTAACAGCTCCCTAGCTATCGGTATTTCCATTTTCTTAATGATGGGCGGAAATTCAGTTATGGTCTTGTTAGCACAAAAAGAATGGGCAAAGTATATTTTGTTTGCTAATATGAATTTAAGCCAATATACAGATGGAAACACACCAATGATTAAAGGAATGACATTGGAATTCTCAATTGCCATGTTACTTATTTATTATGTTGTTTTCTTGGTATTATCTTGGATTGTATTTACGAAACGAGATGTAGCTGGCCAATAA
- a CDS encoding PTS sugar transporter subunit IIA, giving the protein MFKNLFKKSQEQIIYAPLNGDIIPLEEVPDPVFNQKMMGEGIAIIPSDGKLVSPINGKVVQIPDTKHAIGLIADDGTEILIHVGLETVALNGEGFNVKVATDDVVKAGDALMDIDLAYIQEHASSTVTPIIITNNQDGSKKLSFTDEKKSTAQETVLITVTS; this is encoded by the coding sequence ATGTTTAAAAATTTATTTAAAAAATCACAAGAACAAATCATTTATGCACCACTAAATGGTGACATTATTCCACTAGAAGAAGTTCCTGATCCTGTATTTAATCAAAAAATGATGGGCGAAGGTATCGCAATCATTCCAAGTGATGGCAAGCTCGTATCACCGATTAATGGAAAAGTTGTGCAAATACCAGATACGAAACATGCCATTGGTCTTATTGCTGACGATGGCACTGAAATCCTTATCCATGTAGGCTTGGAGACAGTAGCCCTCAACGGAGAAGGCTTTAACGTTAAAGTCGCAACGGACGATGTGGTAAAGGCAGGCGATGCACTTATGGATATCGATCTAGCCTATATTCAGGAACACGCTTCCAGCACGGTAACACCTATTATAATTACAAATAACCAAGATGGAAGTAAAAAGCTCAGCTTTACTGATGAAAAAAAGAGTACAGCGCAAGAAACCGTTCTAATAACGGTCACTTCCTAA